One region of Cucurbita pepo subsp. pepo cultivar mu-cu-16 chromosome LG03, ASM280686v2, whole genome shotgun sequence genomic DNA includes:
- the LOC111790629 gene encoding homeobox-leucine zipper protein ATHB-12, producing MLNDDDAEYSPPESMAEAFGMRKKSMNRRRFSEEQIKSLESIFESESRLEPRKKLQLAGELGLHPRQVAIWFQNKRARWKSKQLERDYSVLRANYNTLVSRFEALKKEKQALAIQLQKLNDLVQRSMEETESCRGGLSLETIDGKSENGHRTKYESEVKPCVSAEEKSEHELEVLSNYGSGTKEAYLGLDEPQFREPTQGSLISTPNWSNLESEGLFSQSNTNGQWWDFWS from the exons ATGctaaatgatgatgatgccGAATATTCTCCTCCAGAATCCATGGCAGAGGCTTTTGGcatgagaaaaaaaagcatGAACAGAAGAAGGTTCAGTGAAGAGCAGATCAAATCATTGGAGTCAATTTTCGAGTCTGAGTCAAGGCTTGAGCCCAGAAAGAAGTTGCAGCTAGCGGGAGAGCTGGGGTTGCATCCACGCCAGGTTGCAATATGGTTTCAAAACAAGAGAGCTAGATGGAAGTCAAAGCAGCTTGAACGAGACTACAGCGTTTTACGAGCTAATTACAACACTCTAGTTTCCCGGTTTGAAGCTCTTAAGAAGGAAAAGCAAGCTTTGGCTATACAg TTGCAGAAGCTAAATGATCTCGTGCAGAGGTCCATGGAGGAAACTGAGAGCTGCAGGGGAGGTCTCTCCTTAGAAACTATTGATGGCAAGTCTGAAAATGGCCACAGAACAAAGTATGAGTCTGAAGTAAAACCTTGTGTGTCAGCTGAGGAGAAATCAGAACATGAACTAGAGGTTCTTTCCAACTATGGTAGTGGCACAAAGGAAGCCTATCTTGGATTAGACGAGCCCCAGTTCAGGGAACCTACTCAGGGCTCCTTGATATCAACACCAAATTGGAGCAATTTAGAGTCTGAAGGGCTTTTCAGTCAGTCCAATACCAATGGCCAGTGGTGGGACTTCTGGTCGTGA